In Perca flavescens isolate YP-PL-M2 chromosome 7, PFLA_1.0, whole genome shotgun sequence, the following proteins share a genomic window:
- the LOC114559018 gene encoding 6-phosphofructo-2-kinase/fructose-2,6-bisphosphatase 2 isoform X1, whose product MAARQQRPAAASDGSAEARRTDLRVNEKKCSWASYMTNSPTVIVMIGLPARGKTYMSKKLTRYLNWIGVPTKVFNLGVYRREAVQSYKSYDFFRHDNKEAMQIRKQFALVALEDVKAYLDEEAGQIAVFDATNTTRERRELILNFAKDNSYKVFFVESICDDPDVIATNILDVKVSSPDYPERDRESVMEDFLKRIECYKVTYQPLDPDEHDNNLSFIQVINVGRRFLVNRVQDYIQSKIVYYLMNIHVHSHSIYLCRHGESHYNVEGRIGGDSELSERGKQFSAALKGFVEEHRLSDLKVWTSQLRRTIQTAEELGVPYEQWKILNEIDAGVCEEMSYEMIEETYPEEFAMRGQDKYHYRYPGGESYQDLVQRLEPVIMELERQGNVLVICHQAVMRCLLAYFLDKSADDLPYLKCPLHTVLKLTPVAYGCKVDLFDLKVEAVNTHRDRPLKGRDAKKVSTGFEPGTLRFMNKVSTDAVPPAFLRRNSFTPLSSQDQIKRPRLYSMGNPPQARMSQAPALPSMQFSEVSEGAELLQSKDSVNCFSAADADECVRS is encoded by the exons ATGGCTGCCAGGCAGCAGAGACCTGCGGCTGCCTCAGACGGCTCAGCCGAGGCCAGAAGGACGGACCTCAGGGTCAATGAGAAGAAGTGCT CTTGGGCCTCCTACATGACCAATTCTCCAACTGTGATAGTGATGATTGGGTTGCCCGCTAGAGGCAAAACCTACATGTCCAAGAAGCTGACACGCTACCTCAACTGGATTGGAGTGCCAACTAAGG TATTTAACCTTGGCGTTTATAGGAGAGAAGCAGTGCAGTCATACAAGTCATATGACTTCTTCAGACATGACAATAAAGAAGCAATGCAAATTAGAAA ACAGTTTGCTCTGGTGGCACTGGAGGATGTCAAGGCCTATCTTGATGAGGAGGCAGGCCAGATCGCT GTTTTTGATGCCACCAACACCaccagagagaggagggaactCATCCTTAATTTTGCAAAGGATAATTCATACAAG GTGTTTTTTGTTGAATCAATATGTGACGATCCAGATGTCATCGCTACAAATATCCTG GATGTGAAGGTGTCCAGCCCAGATTACCCTGAGAGGGACAGAGAAAGTGTCATGGAGGACTTTCTGAAGAGAATAGAATGTTATAAAGTGACATACCAACCTTTGGATCCGGACGAACACGACAA CAACCTGTCCTTCATCCAGGTCATCAACGTCGGCCGTCGTTTCTTGGTCAACAGGGTGCAGGACTACATCCAAAGTAAAATAGTGTACTACCTCATGAACATCCACGTACACTCCCACTCCATCTACCTCTGTCGGCACGGAGAGAGCCATTACAATGTGGAGGGACGCATCGGGGGAGACTCTGAACTGTCAGAGCGAGGGAAACAG TTTTCAGCAGCACTGAAGGGTTTTGTGGAAGAGCACCGTCTGTCAGACCTGAAAGTTTGGACGAGCCAGCTGAGACGCACCATTCAGACGGCAGAGGAGCTGGGAGTTCCCTACGAGCAGTGGAAGATCCTTAATGAAATAGATGCT GGAGTATGTGAAGAAATGTCCTATGAAATGATTGAGGAAACATACCCAGAGGAGTTTGCCATGAGGGGCCAGGACAAGTACCATTACCGCTACCCTGGAGGAGAG TCCTACCAGGACCTGGTTCAGCGACTGGAGCCGGTCATCATGGAGCTGGAGCGACAGGGCAACGTGCTGGTCATCTGTCATCAGGCCGTCATGCGCTGCTTGCTCGCCTATTTCCTCGACAAAAGCGCAG ATGATCTACCCTACTTGAAGTGTCCCCTGCACACTGTCCTAAAACTCACTCCTGTGGCTTATG GTTGTAAAGTGGACCTGTTTGACCTGAAGGTGGAGGCTGTCAACACTCACAGGGACAGACCATTG AAAGGGAGAGATGCAAAGAAGGTCTCCACCGGATTCGAACCAGGGACGTTGAGGTTCATG AATAAAGTCAGCACAGATGCTGTGCCGCCAGCTTTCCTCCGACGGAACAGCTTCACTCCGTTGTCCAGCCAAGACCAGATTAAACGACCTCGTCTTTACAGCATGGGCAACCCTCCACAGGCACGCATGTCCCAGGCCCCCGCTTTACCCAGCATGCAGTTCTCGGAGGTGTCTGAGGGCGCAGAGCTGCTACAAAGCAAG GACTCTGTAAACTGTTTCAGTGCAGCAGACGCAGACGAATGTGTTCGGAGTtaa
- the LOC114559018 gene encoding 6-phosphofructo-2-kinase/fructose-2,6-bisphosphatase 2 isoform X2 — protein sequence MAARQQRPAAASDGSAEARRTDLRVNEKKCSWASYMTNSPTVIVMIGLPARGKTYMSKKLTRYLNWIGVPTKVFNLGVYRREAVQSYKSYDFFRHDNKEAMQIRKQFALVALEDVKAYLDEEAGQIAVFDATNTTRERRELILNFAKDNSYKVFFVESICDDPDVIATNILDVKVSSPDYPERDRESVMEDFLKRIECYKVTYQPLDPDEHDNNLSFIQVINVGRRFLVNRVQDYIQSKIVYYLMNIHVHSHSIYLCRHGESHYNVEGRIGGDSELSERGKQFSAALKGFVEEHRLSDLKVWTSQLRRTIQTAEELGVPYEQWKILNEIDAGVCEEMSYEMIEETYPEEFAMRGQDKYHYRYPGGESYQDLVQRLEPVIMELERQGNVLVICHQAVMRCLLAYFLDKSADDLPYLKCPLHTVLKLTPVAYGCKVDLFDLKVEAVNTHRDRPLNKVSTDAVPPAFLRRNSFTPLSSQDQIKRPRLYSMGNPPQARMSQAPALPSMQFSEVSEGAELLQSKDSVNCFSAADADECVRS from the exons ATGGCTGCCAGGCAGCAGAGACCTGCGGCTGCCTCAGACGGCTCAGCCGAGGCCAGAAGGACGGACCTCAGGGTCAATGAGAAGAAGTGCT CTTGGGCCTCCTACATGACCAATTCTCCAACTGTGATAGTGATGATTGGGTTGCCCGCTAGAGGCAAAACCTACATGTCCAAGAAGCTGACACGCTACCTCAACTGGATTGGAGTGCCAACTAAGG TATTTAACCTTGGCGTTTATAGGAGAGAAGCAGTGCAGTCATACAAGTCATATGACTTCTTCAGACATGACAATAAAGAAGCAATGCAAATTAGAAA ACAGTTTGCTCTGGTGGCACTGGAGGATGTCAAGGCCTATCTTGATGAGGAGGCAGGCCAGATCGCT GTTTTTGATGCCACCAACACCaccagagagaggagggaactCATCCTTAATTTTGCAAAGGATAATTCATACAAG GTGTTTTTTGTTGAATCAATATGTGACGATCCAGATGTCATCGCTACAAATATCCTG GATGTGAAGGTGTCCAGCCCAGATTACCCTGAGAGGGACAGAGAAAGTGTCATGGAGGACTTTCTGAAGAGAATAGAATGTTATAAAGTGACATACCAACCTTTGGATCCGGACGAACACGACAA CAACCTGTCCTTCATCCAGGTCATCAACGTCGGCCGTCGTTTCTTGGTCAACAGGGTGCAGGACTACATCCAAAGTAAAATAGTGTACTACCTCATGAACATCCACGTACACTCCCACTCCATCTACCTCTGTCGGCACGGAGAGAGCCATTACAATGTGGAGGGACGCATCGGGGGAGACTCTGAACTGTCAGAGCGAGGGAAACAG TTTTCAGCAGCACTGAAGGGTTTTGTGGAAGAGCACCGTCTGTCAGACCTGAAAGTTTGGACGAGCCAGCTGAGACGCACCATTCAGACGGCAGAGGAGCTGGGAGTTCCCTACGAGCAGTGGAAGATCCTTAATGAAATAGATGCT GGAGTATGTGAAGAAATGTCCTATGAAATGATTGAGGAAACATACCCAGAGGAGTTTGCCATGAGGGGCCAGGACAAGTACCATTACCGCTACCCTGGAGGAGAG TCCTACCAGGACCTGGTTCAGCGACTGGAGCCGGTCATCATGGAGCTGGAGCGACAGGGCAACGTGCTGGTCATCTGTCATCAGGCCGTCATGCGCTGCTTGCTCGCCTATTTCCTCGACAAAAGCGCAG ATGATCTACCCTACTTGAAGTGTCCCCTGCACACTGTCCTAAAACTCACTCCTGTGGCTTATG GTTGTAAAGTGGACCTGTTTGACCTGAAGGTGGAGGCTGTCAACACTCACAGGGACAGACCATTG AATAAAGTCAGCACAGATGCTGTGCCGCCAGCTTTCCTCCGACGGAACAGCTTCACTCCGTTGTCCAGCCAAGACCAGATTAAACGACCTCGTCTTTACAGCATGGGCAACCCTCCACAGGCACGCATGTCCCAGGCCCCCGCTTTACCCAGCATGCAGTTCTCGGAGGTGTCTGAGGGCGCAGAGCTGCTACAAAGCAAG GACTCTGTAAACTGTTTCAGTGCAGCAGACGCAGACGAATGTGTTCGGAGTtaa